From Stigmatopora nigra isolate UIUO_SnigA chromosome 17, RoL_Snig_1.1, whole genome shotgun sequence, a single genomic window includes:
- the crkl gene encoding crk-like protein: MSTARFDSSDRSAWYFGPVSRQEAQNRLQGQRHGMFLVRDSSTCPGDYVLSVSENSKVSHYIINSLPSKRFKIGDQEFEHLAALLEFYKIHYLDTTTLIEPAPRYPSTVSCPIQPLGGQDENLEYVRTLYDFTGSDAEDLPFKKGEILIILEKPEEQWWSAKSKDGRVGMIPVPYVEKLIRPSPHPCQPGLGSRNSNSYGIPEPSHTLVHAYAQPQTPSPLPPGPPGSVSAPLPSLQNGPVMAKAIQKRVPCAYDKTALALEVGDLVKVMRMNISGQWEGEVNGRRGLFPFTHVKILDPQNPDESD; the protein is encoded by the exons ATGTCCACTGCTCGCTTCGACTCATCCGATCGTTCGGCCTGGTATTTTGGACCTGTGTCCCGCCAAGAGGCACAGAATAGGTTACAAGGACAAAGACATGGCATGTTTCTCGTCCGAGACTCATCTACCTGCCCAGGGGACTATGTTCTGTCGGTTTCCGAGAACTCCAAAGTATCTCACTATATCATCAACTCTTTACCCAGTAAGAGGTTTAAGATCGGAGACCAGGAGTTTGAGCACCTGGCTGCCCTCTTGGAGTTCTACAAAATCCACTACCTGGACACCACCACACTGATTGAGCCAGCTCCCAG GTACCCAAGCACAGTGAGTTGTCCGATCCAGCCTTTGGGTGGCCAAGATGAGAACCTGGAGTATGTTCGGACTCTCTATGACTTCACGGGCAGTGACGCTGAGGACCTTCCTTTTAAAAAGGGAGAGATTTTAATTATCTTGGAGAAGCCGGAAGAGCAGTGGTGGAGCGCCAAGAGCAAAGACGGTCGCGTCGGAATGATTCCAGTTCCTTATGTGGAGAAATTAATACGACCCTCTCCCCATCCATGCCAACCGGGCCTTGgatctcgtaactcaaacagcTATGGCATCCCAGAGCCATCGCATACCCTGGTCCACGCCTATGCCCAGCCGCAGACTCCGTCACCCCTGCCCCCGGGCCCTCCTGGATCTGTCAGCGCTCCACTGCCATCCTTGCAGAATGGACCCGTCATGGCCAAGGCCATCCAGAAACGAGTGCCCTGCGCTTACGACAAGACAGCTCTTGCTTTAGAG GTGGGCGATTTAGTCAAAGTGATGCGGATGAACATCAGCGGTCAATGGGAGGGAGAAGTGAATGGACGAAGAGGTCTCTTCCCATTTACTCACGTGAAAATCCTAGACCCTCAAAATCCAGACGAGAGTGACTGA